In Candidatus Hinthialibacter antarcticus, one DNA window encodes the following:
- the csx17 gene encoding type I-U CRISPR-associated protein Csx17: MNTQTIQLRGCTPEPLMSYLKALGILRLVSEQIDPDAVGCWRNDVFVLQTELTQDQLVEFFLNDYQPTPIVVPWSGNDYFEVNQNPADTHYRKTPSGPKIVEAFNQTKCDRLKKYREAISKVFSAMQLSKIHSKADMGKNKPKYLSTLRNISNGSLVEWIDASSVIIDNKSAFNDLLGSGGGSDGNTHLSDNFMQNLWDMFPDFDEQRQERRNAVSKVYDSSKKYLSNALFSNAIDELILHRTSALYDSSAIGGPNSTQGMDGDSLMNPWNFILLLEGTICFAGALVKRFNTKKAKSIAFPFRFDFTTTDNDRTSDKERSGHEFWMPLWSQFTSWCEISYLLKEGRAEIGQNAARNGLDMARSVVSLSVDRGVNSYNRFAIVKGRVGGDNYNTAVNLGKFHVHYRKNISLITQIDRWLSTLRSVSSGKNVPVRYATALRKIETTIFDYCRFGGNERLIKLLICLGAAQQQLGVTMGKVGQSLKTVSPLSGLSGGWLDVLNPQSTETRLALSIAGIWDASKELGSIRTNMEHVELTGFWKWSDVKHPRVVWSSSRLTQNLAAVLARRMMDGNKKSCDALPIHSRFPAGLNMISAFLANETDDEQIDDLLWGFIGIDFRQAKPLPPCDAEAPPLPRAYALLKLLFLPGDIVFDTTSKQWRFAKDNKPGVAIRPEPRILPLLRAGRLGEACRIAYGRLVSSGFQPLPGPDATRRWREHEWDSEFQAYENPMLAERIAAALILPIHDYELNILINLVTRKSEPALS; this comes from the coding sequence ATGAATACGCAAACCATTCAACTCAGAGGCTGCACGCCCGAACCGTTAATGAGTTATCTCAAAGCGCTGGGCATTCTGCGGTTGGTGTCTGAACAAATTGACCCCGACGCGGTCGGCTGTTGGCGGAACGATGTCTTCGTTCTTCAGACAGAACTCACGCAAGACCAACTGGTCGAATTTTTCCTGAATGACTATCAACCCACACCAATAGTTGTTCCTTGGAGTGGCAACGATTACTTCGAGGTTAATCAGAATCCTGCGGATACACACTATAGAAAAACTCCATCAGGTCCAAAAATTGTAGAAGCGTTTAATCAGACAAAGTGTGATCGGCTAAAAAAATATAGAGAAGCAATATCAAAAGTTTTTTCTGCAATGCAATTGAGCAAGATTCATTCAAAAGCAGACATGGGGAAAAATAAACCCAAATATCTATCCACTCTTCGAAATATTTCTAATGGTTCACTTGTGGAGTGGATTGATGCGTCATCAGTGATTATAGATAATAAAAGTGCATTTAATGACTTGCTGGGAAGTGGTGGAGGTAGTGACGGCAATACTCATTTATCTGATAACTTCATGCAAAATTTGTGGGATATGTTTCCTGATTTTGACGAGCAAAGGCAGGAAAGGCGAAATGCAGTTTCCAAGGTGTATGATTCAAGCAAGAAATATTTGTCTAATGCGTTATTCAGTAATGCAATAGACGAATTGATTTTGCATCGTACATCTGCTCTTTATGACTCGAGTGCAATTGGCGGTCCAAATTCTACACAAGGGATGGATGGGGATTCTCTTATGAATCCCTGGAATTTTATACTTCTTTTAGAAGGGACTATCTGTTTTGCAGGCGCTTTAGTTAAAAGGTTTAATACCAAAAAGGCCAAATCAATTGCTTTCCCATTTCGCTTTGATTTCACAACAACTGATAATGATAGAACATCAGATAAAGAACGATCAGGCCATGAATTTTGGATGCCATTATGGAGTCAGTTTACGAGTTGGTGTGAAATTTCATATTTGCTAAAAGAAGGTCGTGCAGAAATTGGTCAGAATGCGGCTAGAAATGGGCTCGATATGGCTCGCTCTGTTGTGAGCCTTAGTGTAGATCGAGGTGTAAATTCTTATAACCGTTTTGCAATAGTGAAAGGTCGGGTAGGCGGTGATAATTACAACACTGCGGTTAACTTAGGTAAATTTCATGTGCATTATAGAAAAAACATTAGTCTCATTACCCAGATTGATCGCTGGTTGTCTACGTTGCGTTCTGTTTCTAGTGGAAAGAATGTTCCCGTCCGGTATGCAACAGCGTTGCGTAAAATTGAAACGACCATTTTCGATTATTGCCGCTTTGGCGGTAACGAACGCTTAATCAAACTTCTGATATGCTTGGGCGCCGCACAACAACAACTTGGCGTCACGATGGGCAAGGTTGGGCAAAGCCTAAAAACGGTTTCTCCGCTTTCGGGGTTGTCGGGCGGGTGGCTCGATGTGTTAAATCCTCAATCCACTGAGACGCGCCTGGCGCTGTCTATCGCGGGGATATGGGACGCCTCGAAAGAACTCGGTTCCATTCGTACTAACATGGAGCATGTTGAACTGACTGGCTTCTGGAAATGGTCGGACGTCAAGCATCCGCGCGTTGTCTGGAGTTCATCCCGCCTTACCCAAAATCTCGCTGCCGTTCTAGCGCGCCGCATGATGGACGGCAACAAAAAATCCTGCGACGCGCTGCCGATTCACTCGCGCTTTCCCGCTGGGCTAAACATGATCTCGGCGTTTCTCGCCAATGAGACCGACGATGAACAAATTGATGACTTGCTGTGGGGATTCATCGGGATCGATTTTCGCCAGGCGAAGCCACTGCCGCCCTGTGACGCCGAAGCCCCACCGCTTCCGCGCGCCTATGCGCTATTGAAGTTGCTGTTTCTTCCCGGTGACATTGTGTTTGATACGACCTCGAAACAATGGCGCTTCGCCAAGGATAACAAGCCTGGCGTCGCCATTCGCCCCGAGCCGCGCATCCTTCCGCTGTTGCGCGCCGGGCGTTTGGGCGAGGCGTGTCGAATCGCCTATGGACGGCTTGTGTCGAGTGGGTTCCAACCGTTGCCCGGGCCGGACGCGACGCGGCGTTGGCGCGAACACGAATGGGACAGCGAGTTTCAAGCCTATGAAAACCCCATGCTCGCCGAGCGGATTGCGGCGGCGCTCATCTTACCGATTCACGATTATGAATTGAATATTTTGATCAACCTGGTCACAAGAAAAAGCGAACCCGCTTTATCCTAA
- the cas7u gene encoding type I-U CRISPR-associated RAMP protein Csb1/Cas7u: MSIDYKTLQNSPRLLIDVELKPLQGHRFQPTGFPDLGAARYTAPDGTEMLLVESAQSVANRMEISCWAAKKKELIEDLKGLSYIVVKKENGKILTSSILESHRINSPYILEGQDKSVFNILKNELAELEIGAVDLRKFASILLKYDLNALLHGIFLAKKELAGGRLRLPRIVSGFVEASDAKVAESGGVKNDHVDPSGDTNKGFGNVPYHRTEFTAKNITAYFNLDLALLRSYNLPDEANQLLIALSLFKIQRFLSTGLRLRTACDLEPVEPAIAAKRPDGFEIPDETALLKECKDLIAKCKPHFADPCITEVEWKK, encoded by the coding sequence ATGAGTATTGACTACAAAACGCTGCAAAATTCGCCCCGACTTCTCATTGACGTCGAACTGAAGCCGCTGCAAGGCCACCGCTTTCAACCCACCGGTTTTCCTGACCTGGGCGCTGCGCGTTACACCGCGCCGGACGGGACGGAAATGTTGTTGGTTGAATCGGCGCAGTCGGTCGCCAACCGCATGGAAATTTCGTGTTGGGCCGCCAAAAAAAAAGAATTGATCGAAGACCTGAAGGGACTTTCTTATATTGTTGTCAAAAAAGAAAACGGCAAGATTTTAACGTCGTCTATTCTCGAATCACACCGCATCAACTCGCCCTATATTTTGGAGGGTCAGGACAAGTCTGTCTTTAACATACTCAAGAATGAGTTGGCGGAACTAGAAATTGGCGCAGTCGATCTTCGGAAATTTGCATCCATTTTATTAAAATATGATCTCAATGCGTTGTTACATGGAATCTTTTTGGCGAAAAAAGAACTTGCGGGAGGGCGCTTGCGCTTGCCTCGGATCGTGTCAGGTTTTGTTGAAGCCAGCGACGCCAAAGTCGCCGAAAGCGGCGGCGTGAAAAATGACCATGTCGATCCAAGCGGAGATACAAACAAAGGCTTCGGCAATGTCCCCTATCATCGAACTGAATTTACCGCGAAGAACATCACGGCTTATTTCAATCTCGACTTGGCCTTGTTGCGGAGTTACAACCTGCCGGATGAAGCCAACCAGTTATTGATTGCGCTTTCGCTTTTCAAAATTCAACGCTTTCTGTCAACCGGGCTGCGGCTGCGCACCGCCTGCGATCTGGAGCCTGTCGAACCGGCGATTGCGGCGAAGCGTCCCGATGGGTTTGAGATTCCAGATGAAACCGCGCTGCTCAAAGAGTGCAAAGACTTGATCGCGAAATGTAAGCCCCATTTCGCCGACCCGTGCATCACCGAAGTTGAGTGGAAAAAATAG
- the csb2 gene encoding type I-U CRISPR-associated protein Csb2, which yields MIAIALRFSAGRFHATPWGRHVNEGVPEWPPSPWRMLRSLIAAWKIKTREYSNEDVRPIVEAMLALPDFCLPAATSGHTRHYMPWNKSSPTTLVFDAFVCVDREDELVALWPDAELDESQRNILSKILDNLGYFGRAESWCEARLLDDADAAQRTPNCSPLNGEPPDKNQELVRVLCADPAQALSDEYVTEEITTGRGNNKTVVKQSQYDPSWNLCMETEQLHKERWSDPPGSQWVRYLRQSDCLSPTPKPKSARRRGPAIQVIRYALDSTVLPLLQDTLPMAEAARRALMGSFGRIQWNREHQGEPLPPSGEWPKSELLSGKDASGTPLKGHGHAFYIPTDEDGDGRLDHLTVYCPQGFERGSGELVAADKIRTLMTFDESKPLRVLLMGLGNANDYAPFPVRASRVWVSATPFIATRHPKAKGIKRDPEPVLRDPVAFLKQVLREELSRLALRENMQAYQQAIDSAVITPLGENGNFMISPANWMTAGKGSSRSIRPIQFKKHRMRKKRESSLRCGAFQIEFPVEVPGPILLGKNSHFGMGLFLPGDQR from the coding sequence ATGATTGCTATCGCATTGCGCTTTTCCGCCGGGCGCTTTCATGCCACTCCCTGGGGGCGGCATGTCAATGAAGGCGTCCCCGAATGGCCGCCGTCGCCGTGGCGGATGCTGCGCTCGTTAATCGCCGCGTGGAAAATCAAGACGCGTGAGTATTCCAATGAAGACGTACGTCCCATTGTTGAAGCGATGTTGGCGCTGCCGGATTTCTGTTTGCCCGCCGCGACATCCGGGCATACCCGGCACTATATGCCTTGGAACAAGTCGAGCCCGACCACTCTCGTATTCGACGCTTTCGTCTGCGTTGATCGCGAGGATGAGTTAGTCGCGCTTTGGCCTGACGCCGAACTCGACGAAAGCCAGCGGAACATTCTGTCGAAGATTCTCGACAACCTGGGCTATTTTGGCCGGGCGGAATCTTGGTGTGAGGCGCGCTTGTTAGACGACGCAGACGCGGCGCAACGTACGCCCAATTGTTCTCCCTTAAACGGCGAGCCGCCAGACAAAAATCAAGAACTGGTTCGCGTGTTGTGCGCCGACCCCGCGCAAGCGTTGAGCGATGAATATGTGACCGAGGAGATAACAACAGGGCGGGGCAATAATAAAACCGTCGTCAAACAAAGCCAATATGATCCCTCTTGGAACCTATGTATGGAGACCGAACAGTTACACAAAGAGCGCTGGTCTGATCCGCCGGGGTCGCAGTGGGTCCGCTATTTGCGCCAATCCGATTGCCTGTCTCCAACGCCGAAACCGAAGTCGGCCCGAAGAAGAGGGCCTGCAATACAAGTCATACGTTATGCGCTCGATTCGACCGTGCTTCCCTTGCTGCAAGATACGCTGCCAATGGCCGAAGCGGCCCGCCGGGCGTTAATGGGCAGTTTCGGTAGAATCCAGTGGAACCGTGAGCATCAAGGTGAGCCATTGCCACCTTCTGGCGAGTGGCCAAAGTCTGAACTCTTGTCGGGCAAAGACGCGAGCGGCACGCCGTTGAAAGGGCATGGACACGCCTTTTATATTCCCACTGATGAAGATGGAGACGGGCGCCTCGACCACCTCACCGTCTATTGTCCGCAAGGCTTCGAACGCGGCAGCGGCGAACTGGTCGCCGCCGACAAAATTCGTACACTCATGACCTTTGATGAATCCAAGCCATTGCGCGTTTTGTTGATGGGGTTGGGCAACGCGAATGATTATGCGCCGTTCCCTGTGCGCGCCTCCCGCGTATGGGTGTCGGCGACGCCGTTTATCGCAACGCGTCATCCAAAAGCCAAAGGAATAAAGCGCGATCCCGAACCGGTGTTGCGTGATCCCGTTGCGTTTTTGAAACAGGTGTTGCGAGAAGAACTGAGCCGTCTTGCGTTAAGAGAAAACATGCAGGCGTATCAACAAGCGATTGACTCCGCTGTGATAACGCCTCTAGGCGAAAACGGCAACTTCATGATTTCCCCCGCAAATTGGATGACAGCAGGGAAGGGAAGTTCTCGTTCCATTCGCCCCATTCAATTCAAAAAACACCGGATGCGAAAAAAAAGAGAATCGTCTCTGCGCTGCGGGGCGTTTCAAATTGAATTTCCGGTTGAAGTACCGGGGCCGATCCTGTTGGGGAAAAATTCTCATTTCGGTATGGGATTATTTTTACCGGGCGATCAGAGGTAG
- the cas1 gene encoding CRISPR-associated endonuclease Cas1: protein MVQSFDPSGAIETPEFIPARMLNEFSFCPRLCYLEWVEQEWRENEWTLDGTRQHRRVDKPGGALPDADKMDDPESETIHARSVTLSAPGAGFIAKLDLIEADDGEALPVEYKRGAVPDNEDQSWEPDRVQLAAQALVLRENGYRCSSGVIYYAQSRRRVTVPIDASLIERTNELARELRQTTERGAIPPPLVDSPKCPGCSLVGICLPDETNYALGLEPAAAEEETVRRLYPARDDASPLYAQEQGAYVGKSGEEVTVKKHGAVVAKIRLMELSHVCLFGSVQISTQAVQQLMKREIPVLYFSYGGWFNGLCSGMPHKNIELRRQQYRASETETALKIAQTLVRDKIQNTRTLLRRNSSVDVDAAMTELKQMEDRSLTANAFDSLLGIEGNAGRIYFQHFATMIKNKEGSAETPPFDFQSRNRRPPRDPVNALLSLAYSMLAKDLTLTLLTVGFDPYLGFYHQPRYGRPALALDLMEPFRPLIADSTVLTSINTGVVAPNDFIKAGDAVSLKPDARKRFIMAYERRMDALITHPVFNYRVSYRRVLEIQARLLARFLTGELQAPPTFTTR from the coding sequence ATGGTCCAGTCATTCGATCCGTCAGGCGCAATTGAGACGCCCGAATTCATCCCAGCGAGAATGCTGAATGAGTTTTCCTTTTGCCCAAGGCTGTGCTACCTCGAGTGGGTCGAACAGGAGTGGCGTGAAAACGAATGGACGCTCGACGGGACGCGCCAGCATCGCCGCGTTGATAAACCGGGCGGCGCCTTGCCGGACGCTGATAAAATGGACGACCCCGAAAGCGAGACCATCCACGCGCGTTCGGTCACGCTGTCTGCGCCTGGTGCGGGCTTCATCGCCAAGTTGGACCTAATTGAAGCCGATGACGGCGAAGCGCTCCCCGTTGAATATAAACGCGGAGCAGTGCCCGATAACGAAGATCAATCGTGGGAGCCGGACCGCGTTCAACTCGCGGCCCAGGCGCTGGTCTTGCGTGAGAACGGCTACCGCTGTTCGAGCGGCGTGATCTATTACGCCCAATCGCGGCGGCGGGTCACCGTGCCCATTGATGCGTCATTGATTGAACGGACGAATGAACTGGCCCGTGAACTTCGACAAACCACCGAACGCGGCGCCATCCCGCCTCCTCTTGTCGACAGTCCCAAGTGTCCGGGTTGTTCGCTGGTGGGAATCTGCCTGCCCGACGAAACCAATTATGCCTTGGGCCTAGAACCCGCAGCCGCTGAAGAAGAAACCGTGCGCAGGCTGTATCCCGCCCGTGACGACGCCTCTCCATTATACGCCCAAGAACAAGGCGCGTATGTCGGTAAATCCGGCGAAGAAGTCACCGTGAAAAAACACGGCGCCGTCGTCGCAAAAATTCGACTAATGGAACTCTCGCACGTCTGTTTGTTCGGCTCCGTTCAAATCAGTACGCAGGCTGTGCAGCAATTAATGAAACGCGAAATCCCCGTTTTATATTTTTCGTACGGCGGGTGGTTTAACGGCTTGTGTTCGGGGATGCCGCATAAAAATATCGAGCTGCGCCGCCAACAATACCGTGCGTCTGAAACTGAAACGGCGTTGAAAATCGCCCAAACGCTGGTCCGCGATAAAATACAAAATACGCGAACGCTCTTGCGGCGCAATTCATCGGTTGATGTTGACGCAGCAATGACTGAACTCAAACAAATGGAAGACCGCAGCCTGACGGCGAACGCGTTTGACTCGCTGCTCGGCATCGAAGGAAACGCAGGCCGCATCTATTTTCAACACTTCGCGACCATGATAAAAAACAAAGAAGGTTCCGCTGAAACGCCGCCGTTCGACTTCCAATCACGCAATCGGCGTCCGCCCCGCGATCCGGTCAACGCCCTTCTATCATTGGCCTATTCGATGTTAGCGAAAGATTTGACGCTGACGCTGCTAACGGTTGGGTTTGATCCCTATCTCGGGTTTTATCATCAACCGCGCTATGGCCGCCCGGCGCTCGCATTAGACCTGATGGAGCCGTTTCGCCCCTTGATCGCCGACTCGACAGTGTTGACTTCAATCAATACCGGCGTGGTGGCGCCAAACGATTTCATCAAAGCGGGAGACGCGGTTTCGCTAAAACCCGACGCGCGCAAACGCTTCATCATGGCCTACGAGCGGCGCATGGACGCCCTCATCACTCACCCTGTGTTTAACTATCGCGTCAGTTACCGGCGCGTACTCGAAATCCAGGCGCGTTTGTTGGCGCGGTTTTTAACAGGCGAATTACAGGCGCCGCCCACCTTCACCACCCGGTAG
- the cas2 gene encoding CRISPR-associated endonuclease Cas2 — MRRLYIITYDVCDAKRLRKVFKIMRGFGDHLQLSVFRADLSNKERVLLHTKLDEVIHHSEDQVLIFPVGPAGGELEKEIVALGKPYEPSERCAVVV, encoded by the coding sequence ATGAGAAGACTCTATATCATTACCTATGACGTGTGTGACGCAAAACGCTTGCGTAAAGTGTTTAAAATTATGCGCGGGTTCGGCGACCATTTGCAACTCTCGGTCTTTCGCGCCGACCTCTCCAATAAAGAACGCGTGTTGTTGCACACCAAACTCGATGAGGTGATTCATCACTCGGAAGACCAAGTGTTGATCTTTCCCGTCGGGCCTGCTGGAGGGGAACTAGAAAAAGAAATCGTCGCATTAGGAAAACCGTATGAACCGTCAGAACGATGTGCGGTCGTTGTTTAA